One Danio aesculapii chromosome 22, fDanAes4.1, whole genome shotgun sequence genomic window carries:
- the adra2a gene encoding alpha-2A adrenergic receptor — MICGANVTNGTNATKEYTLLVALPLSVAVGLLILLIIFGNVLVIIAVFTSRALRAPQNLFLVSLASADILVATLVMPFSLANELMGMWTFGGVWCEIYLALDVLFCTASITHLCAISLDRYWSITQAIEYNLKRTPQRIKRIIFIVWIIAAVISCPPLITMKKSEGDICDINKEKWYIVSSCIGSFFLPCIIMVLVYIRIYQIAKKRTRAPPGDHRKNEVGKKENDPHEKLNGVQNAELEDKDEINGVDMEESSSSDHKVSNPCSLKKKSSKGKTKLSQIKPGDGDKTEACQATKTSRWKGRQNREKRFTFVLAVVIGVFVICWFPFFFTYTFTAFCDCCVPETLFKFFFWFGYCNSSLNPIIYTIFNNDFRRSFKKILCRRDKRRVV, encoded by the coding sequence ATGATTTGTGGGGCCAATGTAACCAATGGGACCAATGCAACAAAGGAGTACACCCTGCTGGTGGCGCTACCATTGAGCGTTGCGGTGGGGCTCCTCATCCTTCTCATCATCTTCGGCAATGTCCTGGTGATCATCGCTGTATTTACAAGCCGAGCACTGCGGGCTCCCCAGAACCTCTTCCTGGTCTCGCTGGCCTCAGCTGACATATTGGTGGCCACTCTGGTGATGCCGTTCTCATTGGCGAATGAGCTGATGGGTATGTGGACGTTTGGTGGGGTTTGGTGCGAAATCTACCTGGCCTTGGATGTTCTTTTCTGCACTGCTTCAATTACTCACCTGTGCGCTATCAGTCTGGACAGGTACTGGTCAATTACGCAAGCCATCGAGTACAACCTGAAGCGAACACCGCAGCGAATTAAGCGCATCATTTTTATCGTTTGGATCATCGCCGCCGTGATCTCCTGCCCACCTCTTATAACAATGAAGAAAAGTGAGGGGGATATCTGTGATATCAATAAGGAAAAATGGTACATAGTCTCATCTTGCATTGGCTCATTTTTCCTGCCTTGCATCATCATGGTCCTCGTCTACATCCGGATCTATCAGATCGCGAAGAAGAGAACCAGAGCGCCTCCTGGGGACCACAGGAAAAACGAAGTGGGGAAGAAGGAAAACGACCCGCATGAGAAGCTCAATGGCGTTCAGAATGCAGAACTGGAAGATAAGGATGAAATAAATGGTGTGGATATGGAGGAATCCTCCTCCTCAGACCACAAGGTCTCCAATCCTTGCTCCCTCAAGAAGAAAAGCTCAAAGGGAAAGACCAAGTTGAGCCAAATCAAACCAGGCGATGGAGACAAAACCGAGGCCTGCCAGGCTACCAAAACTAGCAGATGGAAGGGCCGTCAAAACCGAGAGAAACGATTCACATTCGTCCTGGCGGTGGTCATAGGCGTGTTCGTCATTTGCTGGTTCCCATTCTTTTTCACCTACACGTTCACAGCGTTTTGCGACTGCTGTGTGCCTGAAACACTTTTCAAGTTCTTCTTCTGGTTCGGCTACTGCAACAGCTCCCTCAATCCCATTATATACACCATCTTCAATAACGACTTCCGAAGATCCTTCAAAAAGATCCTCTGCCGGAGAGATAAGAGGAGAGTGGTGTGA